The Vespula pensylvanica isolate Volc-1 chromosome 5, ASM1446617v1, whole genome shotgun sequence genome includes a window with the following:
- the LOC122629722 gene encoding 40S ribosomal protein S23 isoform X2 has translation MGKPRGLRTARKHVIHRRDQRWNDKDYKKAHLGTRWKANPFGGASHAKGIVLEKVGVEAKQPNSAIRKCVRVQLIKNGKKITAFVPRDGCLNNIEENDEVLVAGFGRKGHAVGDIPGVRFKVVKVANVSLLALYKEKKERPRS, from the exons ATGG GTAAACCTCGAGGTCTTCGCACAGCTCGTAAACACGTAATTCATAGACGTGACCAACGTTGGAAtgataaagattataaaaaagcaCATTTAGGAACAAGGTGGAAGGCTAATCCCTTTGGAGGTGCATCACATGCTAAAGGCATCGTTTTGGAAAAAGT CGGAGTTGAAGCTAAACAGCCCAACTCAGCTATTCGGAAGTGCGTAAGAGTGCAGCTTATCAAGAATGGCAAGAAGATCACAGCTTTCGTACCAAGAGACGGCTGTCTAAACaatattgaagaaaatgaCGAAGTTTTAGTAGCTGGATTTGGACGTAAAGGTCATGCTGTTGGTGACATTCCCGGTGTTCGTTTTAAAGTAGTAAAAGTTGCAAACGTTTCTTTGCTCGCTctttacaaagaaaagaaggaacgtcCCAGATCATAA
- the LOC122629722 gene encoding 40S ribosomal protein S23 isoform X1 codes for MGKPRGLRTARKHVIHRRDQRWNDKDYKKAHLGTRWKANPFGGASHAKGIVLEKVGVEAKQPNSAIRKCVRVQLIKNGKKITAFVPRDGCLNNIEENDEVLVAGFGRKGHAVGDIPGVRFKVVKVANVSLLALYKEKKERPRS; via the exons GTAAACCTCGAGGTCTTCGCACAGCTCGTAAACACGTAATTCATAGACGTGACCAACGTTGGAAtgataaagattataaaaaagcaCATTTAGGAACAAGGTGGAAGGCTAATCCCTTTGGAGGTGCATCACATGCTAAAGGCATCGTTTTGGAAAAAGT CGGAGTTGAAGCTAAACAGCCCAACTCAGCTATTCGGAAGTGCGTAAGAGTGCAGCTTATCAAGAATGGCAAGAAGATCACAGCTTTCGTACCAAGAGACGGCTGTCTAAACaatattgaagaaaatgaCGAAGTTTTAGTAGCTGGATTTGGACGTAAAGGTCATGCTGTTGGTGACATTCCCGGTGTTCGTTTTAAAGTAGTAAAAGTTGCAAACGTTTCTTTGCTCGCTctttacaaagaaaagaaggaacgtcCCAGATCATAA
- the LOC122629720 gene encoding uncharacterized protein LOC122629720 — protein MPTIDMLMSDFYNVLFKLRYPEITKAEPDNISSIIFSGDNRIHLLTWLLAEKVPDIATDLGKLEGSALQDKLAMYYSQLGICINKDILLGNCTLEEQLSTLNLLLQFIKNVYIDSIDVPTNEEESIANLLKIHFNEDTNNPSNTSLKQSYAEAVKYFEDIQKLDKSNESNKISIIKTLSVDNENNAERKNIEQQKNFIAQMEKFMDTYDIISSWPISHTNNENTAENNMDSNIKSIHSNFMIFKQMLHMKDEIPKFKLPSASQKVNYDNKSLNSLVENIMISTDETIDTL, from the exons ATGCCTACGATAGATATGCTTATGTCagatttttataatgttttattcaaattacGTTATCCTGAAATTACAAAAGCAGAACCAGACAATATaagttctattatattttccgGTGATAAtcgaattcatttattaacatGGTTACTTGCGGAAAAAGTACCGGACATTGCGACCGACTTAGGAAAACTTGAAGGTTCTGCTTTGCAAG ATAAACTTGCAATGTATTATTCTCAGCTTGGAATTTGTATTaacaaagatatattattg ggTAATTGTACATTAGAAGAGCAACTTTCtactttaaatttattattgcaatttattaaaaatgtttatatagatTCAATTGATGTTCCAACCAATGAGGAAGAATCAATTGCAAATTTATTGAAa ATACATTTTAATGAAGATACAAATAATCCAAGTAATACATCTTTAAAACAGAGTTATGCAGAAgctgtaaaatattttgaagatatacaaaaattagatAAGTCTAATGagtcgaataaaatttctataataaaaaccTTATCTGTagataat gAAAATAATGCAGAACggaaaaatattgaacaacaaaagaattttattgcaCAAATGGAAAAATTCATGGATACCTAtgatataatttcttcttgGCCTATATCGCATACAAACAATGAAAATACTGCAGAAAACAATATGGATTCAAATATCAAAAGTATACACtctaattttatgattttcaaaCAG atgcTACATATGAAAGATGAGATACCCAAATTTAAATTACCAAGTGCATCACAAAAAGTTAATTATGATAACAAATCATTGAATTCActtgtagaaaatattatgatttCTACAGATGAAACTATTGATACATTATGA